gggccgggcgggtggCTCAGGGCCGGGGTTCCGGCTCGCAGGGCGAGATGATCGACCGCATCGAGTACAACGTGGAGCACTCGGTGGACTACGTGGAACGGGCCGTGTCGGACACCAAGAAAGCCGTCAAGTACCAGAGCAAGGCCCGGAGGGTgagtgcggggccgggggggtggggtgggggtggcgggtgggagcccggacgcctgggcccctccaccGGGAGGCCaccgctgtgccccccccccccccccgttgcccTATAACGCcgctctcttctctcctctctgctccccgCGCTGCCCGGACGCCTTTTTGGGGTAACGTAGAAGAAAATCATGATCATAATCTGTTGCGTGGTGCTCGGGGTGGTCTTGGCCTCCTCCATCGGGGGCACGCTGGGCTTGTAGGGCCCCggcgcgcccccgccccccccatcaacgccccccccccccacgtcccccacgcccccccccccccgggaacgaGAACAAGCCCCTAAGCGAAAACACGAATAAATGACAAAAAGAGACAATTGTTCACGCGAACGGACATAGCAGCACGTGGTCCGGtcagcgcggcccccccgccccgccccggcccccccccgcggccccccgcctccACGGGGCGCGCCGGCCTCCGCCCGCCCacgccgcccggacgcctgggcccttctccccgctccctccttcctccccaccccccctccccccccgccaacCCGCCAGCTCCCATCGcggccgccccccaccgccatcCATGCGCTGCGCTTGtgccgccccctccgccccccccaccccacccccaccccaccccggcgGGGTTTTGGGGCGCCCCACGGCGGAGGCCGGCGCCGGCGTCCCCGTCTGGGCCGGGAGGAGACCCGGTGGCCCAGCGCCGGGGCGgaggggacgcctgggccccgccgggGGCCGGAGGTGCCTGgggtggccctggggggggggcagctccgTGGGGGGCAGATAGGttggggagggcggagggggggcCTAGAGGGGCGCCCTGGGGGCAGGCGGGTCGGCTTGACCCGAGAGGAGGTCATGGGTCgggttgagcctggagaagggttgtgggttgggttgggttgaccCTAGAGGGGCTCATGGGGGCAGTTGGGTTGGGTCAACCCTAGAGGTGGGTCATGGCTTGGGTTGACCCTAGAGCTGGATCATGGCTTGGGTTGACCCTAGAGCTGGGTCAGGGGTTGGGTTGATCCTAAAGTGGATCATGGCTTGGGTTGACCCTAGAGCTGGGTCaggggttgggttgggttgggttgaccCTAGACGTGGGTCATGGCTTGGGTTGACCCTAGAGCTGGGTCAGGGGTTGGGTTGACCCTAGAGATGGATCATGgcttgggttgggttgggttgaccCTAGATGTGGGTCATGGCTTGGGTTGACCCTAGAGGTGAGTCAGGGGTTGGGTTGACCCTAGAGGTGGATCATGgcttgggttgggttgggttgaccCTAGAGGTGGGTCATGGCTTGGGTTGACCCTAGAGCTGGGTCAGGGGTTGGGTTGACCCTAGAGATGGATCATGgcttgggttgggttgggttgaccCTAGATGTGGGTCATGGCTTGGGTTGACCCTAGAGGTGAGTCAGGGGTTGGGTTGACCCTAGAGGTGGATCATGgcttgggttgggttgggttgaccCTAGAGGTGGGTCATGGCTTGGGTTGACCCTAGAGCTGGGTCAGGGGTTGGGCTGGGTTGACCCTAGAGGACAGTTATGGGGCAGTTGGGTTGGGTTGACCCCGCAGAGGGGTTGAGGGTCAAGGAGACCCTAGAAAGGGGCCACGGCTCGGGCCGGCCCTGGACGGGGTCGCGGGGTGGCCCTGGACGGGGCTGTGGGTCAGGTTGGCCCCGGAAGaggggggtggggtgggtggggtggggtgacccgtccccgggcgggggggggagctgccctggccCCGGGGACGGGGCGGGtgggggcgccgtggggccggagggggccccgcgctgcccgcggggccggcCGAGGCGGCGCCGTCACCCGCCCAGCTCACCCGCTCACCACCCACCCGAGCGGCTGAGCCACCGGCCGAGCAGCTAACGACCCCCCATCCGAGCAGCTAACGACCACCCATCCGAGCAGCTAACGACCCCCCATCCGAGCAGCTAACGACCCCCCATCCAACCACCTAACCAACCAACCAGCCACCCAACCAACTAACCAACCGGCCGGTCACTCCTCCAACCAGCTAACGACCACCCATCTAACCACCTAACCATCCAATCAGCCACCCAACCAGCTAACCAACCAGCCGGCCACCCGTCTAACCAGCTAACAACCACCCATCCATCTAGCTAACCAACCAATCAACCACCCAACCGGCTGGTCACCCCTCCAACCAGCTAACGACCACCCATCCAACCACCTAACCAACCAATCCACCACCCAACCAGCTAACCCACCGGCCGGTCACCCCTCCAACCAGCTAACAACCACCCATCCAACCACCTAACCAACCAATCAACCAACTAACCAACCGGTTGGTCACCCATCCAAGCAGCTAACAACCACCCATCTAACCAGCTAACGACCACCCATCTAACCAGCTAACAACCACCCATCCAACCAGCTAACCAACCAATCCACCACCCAACCAGCTAACCAACcagccggccactcatctaaccagCTAACAACCACCCATCCAACTAGCtaaccacccacccacccacccacccacccaactAACCAAACGGCCAGCTGCCCATCCAATCGGTCGACCATCCATCCAACCAGCTAACCAACACCTAACCAGCTAGCCCACCAACCAGCTAACCAACCTGTCACACCTCCAACCAGCCAACAGCCACACGTGGAACCAGGTAACCGCCCATCTGACCAGCTAACGGCCACACACGCAACCAGCTAACGAATCAACCAACCAGCCAACCGCTCATCTAACCAACCACCCACCCATCCAACCAGCTAACCACCCACCCATCCAACCAGCTAACCAACCAGCCAACCGCTCATCTAACCAACCAACCACCCATCCAACCAGCTAATCACCCATCCAGccacccccccacccacccagcTAACCAACCACCCATCCAACCAGCTAACCACCCACCCATCCAACCAGCTAACCAACCACCCATCCAACCAGCTAACCAACCACCCACTCACCCAGCTAACCACCCACCCATCCAACCAGCTAACCACCCACCCACTCACCCAGCTAACCAACCACCCATCCAACCAGCTAATCAACCAGCCAACCGCTCATCTAACCAACTAACCACCCACCCAACCAGCTGACCACCCAGCTAACGTGCTAACGAGCCAATCACCCAACTAACCAACCAACCACCTAGCCAGCTAACCAACCACGCATCTGCCCACCATCCAACCAGCTAACCAGTCACCCAACCCGCTGACCATGCAGCCATGCCATCACCCAACTAACCAACCCATCACCCAACCACCCAACTAACCAACCATCACCCAACCAACCACCCAGCTAACCAACCCATCACCCAACTAACCAACCCATCACCCAACCACCCAGCTAACCAACCCATCACCCAACTAACCAACCCATCACCCAACCACCCAGCTAACCAACCCATCACCCAACTAACCAACCCATCACCCAACAAACCACCCATCCAACCACCCACCCAACCACCCGTCCGACCACCCAGCCACCCGGCTAACCCACCGCCTGCCCAACTAGCCGGTGGCTCCACCCCCCCGACCAACCCACCCAATCACCTGCTGACCCAGTGGGACCCGCCCACCTGGTCACGCCCGACCAATCGCTGGCGACTCAACCCGCTGCCCAGCGAACCGACCGGCCagtcgcccgcccgcccgcccaacCCCCCCCCATGACCCAACTACCCCATCAACAACCCAACTACCTCATCGATGACCCAAACAACCCCCCAGTGACCCAACCACCCCATCAATGATGCAACTACCTCCCCAATGACCAACCACCCTGTCACCCACCCAAGTGCCCCGTCGATGACCCAACCACCCCCCCAGTGACCCAACTACCCCTCCAATGACCCAATGACCCCATCGATGACCCAACTACTTCCCCAATGACCCAACTACCCCTCCAATGACCCAGCGACCCCATTGATGACCCAATGACCCCATCAATGACCCAACCACCCCCCCAGTGACTCAACTGCCCCTCCAATGACCCAACTACCCCTCCAATGACCCAACAACCCCCATCGATGACCCAATGACCCAACTGCCCCTCCAATGACCCAACCAGCCCCCCGATGACCCAACTACCCcatcacccacccacccacctcaTCAACAACTCAACCGCCCCCCCAATAACTCAACCGCCCCCCCGATGACCCAACTGCCCCATCAACGACCCAACCACCCCGATGATGCAACCGCCCCCCCCAATGACCCAACCGCCACTCCAATGACCCAACCGCCCCCCAGCAACCCACCTACCCCATCGCCCCCCCCACCCAGCGACCCCCTCGCTCGCCCaacgaccccccccccggccgagGACCCCCAACCCGCCTTAGACTGCTGGCCCCGCGGTGAggggggccgccgctgccgcccccgctgccgcccgcccgcccgcgccgcgccgggggccgaggtggggggccgcccgccccggcccccggcccccgagCTCTGTATCCTCCCCGTCGTGGTCTGTGATGTATTTGCTACGAAACCCCTGCCACAAACGCACCCGCCTCCGCCTCCGTCCTtccttccgccgccgccgccgcccgcgggggggggggggggacgacccACGCGGGCGCCTGGAGATCCTGGGGGGGCCCCACACCTCCTATATGGTCCCTTGGGCTCCTCTGAGCTCCCTAGAGCTTCGTATAGCTCCTATATGGTCCCTACTGCTCCTCTGAGGTCTCTAGAGCTTCTTATAGCTCCTATAGAGTACCTGCAGCTCCTCTGAGCTCCCTACAACTCCATATAGCTCCTATATGGTCCCTGCAATTCATCTGGGGGCCCTATAGGTCTCTATAGCTCCTATAGGATCTCTACAGCTCCTCCAAGTTCCCTAGAGCTTCCTAAAGGTCCTATATGGTCTCTACAGCTCCTCTGAGCTTCCTATAGCTCCATATAGCTCCTATATGGTCCCTACTGCTGCTCTGAGGTCTCTAGAGCTTTTTATAGCTCCTATATGGTCCCTACAGCTCCCTCTGACCCCAGTGGGGTCCCTATGGGTCCCGCTAGGTTTCTGCAGGTCCCTATAGCTCCCGTAGGTCCCTACAAACCCCTATAGCCCCCTACAGTCTCCTATAGCCCCATGGGGCGCTTTATTGCCCCGTATGGCACCCACACCGGGGGCGAACAGCCCCACACCTGCACACGGCTCCTATAGCTTCATGGGGCTCCCTATAGCCCCATACAGCCTTCTTTAGCCCCCTGTAACACCACACAGCCCCCTAGAGCCCCATATACCACACACGGCATCTATAGTNNNNNNNNNNNNNNNNNNNNNNNNNNNNNNNNNNNNNNNNNNNNNNNNNNNNNNNNNNNNNNNNNNNNNNNNNNNNNNNNNNNNNNNNNNNNNNNNNNNNNNNNNNNNNNNNNNNNNNNNNNNNNNNNNNNNNNNNNNNNNNNNNNNNNNNNNNNNNNNNNNNNNNNNNNNNNNNNNNNNNNNNNNNNNNNNNNNNNNNNTTTCTGGATGCCTCCAGACACTTCCAGCTACTTTTAGACACTTCCAGACACTTCTGGACGTTTCCAGACGCTTCCAGGCGTTTCTGGACATTTCTAAACgtttctgaatatttttggaCACTTCCAGACACTTCTAGCTACTTTTGGACACTTCCCGACATTTCTAGACATTTCTGGAGGCTTCAGACACTTTCAACTACTTTTAGATACTTCCAGACATTTTTGGATGCTCCAGATATTTCTGGATGCCTCCAGACACTTCCAACTACTTTTAGACACTTCCAGACACTTCTGGATGTTTCCAGACATTTCTGGATGCTTCCAGACGTTTCCGGCTGCGTCCGGATGTTTCCGGAGGCTCCCGGCGCGCGGCGGACTCACCCTGCGAGTGGGGGTCGGTGTTCTGCATGATCTTGGTGAACTCCTCGTCCATGCGCTCCACCAGCGTGAGGATGCAGCCGCGCACGCGGTACGGCTGTGGggcgggaaaggggggggagaggtggGGTGAGCGGGGACGGTGCCCCCCAAGCGCCCCCCAAGCGCCCCCACCTCCAAAACCGGGCACCTGCTCGGCGTTGGAGAGGTTCTCCGACTCCTCCACGATGTTCTCGCCGATGAAGATGTCCGGGTTGGCGAAGAGGATGTCCAGCAGCTCCTCGATGCAGTCCAGGCACTTCTGCCACATCTCGGGCTGCGGCGGGAGACGCCGTGGGGCCTCCCCGCGTCGccgccctgccccacggccgccccacggccgcccagccccacggccgcccccgcACCTTCATGTAGGAGGCCAGGTTGGGGTTGTAGTCGTAGAGCGAAGCGATGATGTTGAACTTGATCTTCACCTCCAGGGCCACCCCCAGGTTGTTCTCGTTGGCGATGCtcaccagcagctgcagcagctcgATCTGCGCCGCCCTGGGGGTCGcagggggggggacgcgggggtcAGCCCACACGGCGGCCCCGCCCCACATCCGCCCCACATCCGCCCCGCGGCCTCACCGGTCCGTGCCCTTCTTGCCCGAGCCTGGAGGATCTCGTTGAGCTTCTTCACCACCACGGCGTGGTTGATCTCCGTCCCCTTGGCGAACATCTTGGGCTgctcctgccccgggggggggcaggggggatcagtaggggggtgtgggggggccgctcctgccccacggcgacccccccccgccccacaacGCCTCACCTTGACCAGCGGGACGCCGCCCTTGACCTTCTCCCACTCGCCGCCCTCGTtgtcctcgtcctcgtcctcgtAGCGGCGCGCCTTGCGGGTCGTGCTTCTTCTTGGCCTTCTCCTCCCGCTTCTTCTCGCCGCTCTTCTTGTCCTCGTCCCTACGCGGGCGACACCGGcgtgagggcccaggcgtccggggggagggCCCTGTCAGGAGCGGAGGGCCGGCCAGGGGAGTGCCCGAGCGGGGAGACGGACGCGGGGGGGAGCTGTCTGAGAGGGACTGTTGGACTCTATCGTCTATGAGGGCCCAGGTGGTCCGggccgagggcccaggcgtccgggcaagcCGACGTAGACGGAATCTCCCTCACTTCTTGAGGAACTTGGACGCCAACGACGTGTATTTGCCCTCGTCCTCGTCCGACTCCGAGTCGGTGTCCGAGTCGGAAGATCCCCAGTCTTCGTCGTCGTCCGACTCCTCTTCCTCGTCCTCCTCCGCCTGCGGGGCGGGAGATGGGAGAAAAGGAGGGATCGGGCTGCCCCAGAGCACGCTGGGGAGCCCCAAACCTCCCAAAACGGCGCCCGCTCACGTCCATCTTCTTGAGGAAGCGGCTGCGGGAGTCGGCGCCCGAGTCCTTCTTCTTGAGGAAAACGGCGGCGCTCACGCCTTCGTCATCCTCGTCCTCCGAGGAGGAGGTGGAGCCTGCGGGAAGGGGGCGGGGCTTCAGGGTGCCGCCCCacacatcccctgccccacatcCCGCCCCACGCGCCGGCGCTCACCCTCCGAATCCCGGCTCTTCCTCTCCTCGTCCTCGTCCGCCGACTGCTCGGGGttctgcggggcggcgcggcggcgggtgaggggcagccccacggcgcgCGCGTGTCGCCCCACGGCGCGCGCGTCGCCCCACGGCGCGTGTCCCCCCCACCTGCTTGTAGCTGGCGATGTGGCTCTCGTAGTCGCGGTTGTACTTGCGGATCTTCTGGCGCAGGGTGCTGAGCGCCTTGGCGTTGTTCTTGTTCATCTTCTTCTTGCCCTCCTTGTCCTCCCACAGCTGCCGCGGGGGGAAAAGACGtgtggggcagggccgggggggacgTCCCGCCCCACGGAcgcgccccacggcgccccccacACCCCACCTCGTTGAGGTAGTCCTCGAGGTCGGCGAGGATGCGCACGTAGAAGCGGGGGACGCCCTCCTTGTCCACGATGCTCTTGGCCTTGCCGTaggctttgcccagcagctcGAACTCCTCCAGGCACTTGGTGACGTCGCGGATCTTCATGGCGTTGCGGATCGTCTTGATGAGGTTGGTGAGCTCCTCGAAGCTGTGGGGCGGAGCGGGGGGTCAGCAGgctgcccacggctgccccacggccgccgCCCCCCACGGCGCTCACCGCTTGTCCTTGGCGCTGCGCACCACCCGCTTGGTGTCCTCCTCGT
This Apteryx mantelli isolate bAptMan1 chromosome 38 unlocalized genomic scaffold, bAptMan1.hap1 SUPER_38_unloc_1, whole genome shotgun sequence DNA region includes the following protein-coding sequences:
- the LOC106489419 gene encoding LOW QUALITY PROTEIN: eukaryotic translation initiation factor 3 subunit C-like (The sequence of the model RefSeq protein was modified relative to this genomic sequence to represent the inferred CDS: inserted 1 base in 1 codon; deleted 1 base in 1 codon) gives rise to the protein MSRFFTTGSDSESESSVSGDELVAKPVGGNYSKPILLSDDEEDTKRVVRSAKDKRFEELTNLIKTIRNAMKIRDVTKCLEEFELLGKAYGKAKSIVDKEGVPRFYVRILADLEDYLNELWEDKEGKKKMNKNNAKALSTLRQKIRKYNRDYESHIASYKQNPEQSADEDEERKSRDSEGSTSSSEDEDDEGVSAAVFLKKKDSGADSRSRFLKKMDAEEDEEEESDDDEDWGSSDSDTDSESDEDEGKYTSLASKFLKKDEDKKSGEKKREEKAKKKHDRKARRYEDEDEDNEGGEWEKVKGGVPLVKEQPKMFAKGTEINHAVVVKKLNEILQAXGKKGTDRAAQIELLQLLVSIANENNLGVALEVKIKFNIIASLYDYNPNLASYMKPEMWQKCLDCIEELLDILFANPDIFIGENIVEESENLSNAEQPYRVRGCILTLVERMDEEFTKIMQNTDPHSQGESAARREPPETSGRSRKRLEASRNVWKHPEVSGSV